In the Gymnogyps californianus isolate 813 chromosome 3, ASM1813914v2, whole genome shotgun sequence genome, one interval contains:
- the CCT4 gene encoding T-complex protein 1 subunit delta — MPENTGAKAHGGAGNRAKGTYQDRDKPSQIRFSNISAGKAVADAIRTSLGPKGMDKMIQDAKGDVTITNDGATILKQMQVLHPAAKMLVELSKAQDIEAGDGTTSVVVIAGALLDACSRLLQKGIHPTIISESFQKALDKGIEVLTNMAQPVELSDRETLLNSATTSLNSKVVCQYSSLLSPMSVDAVMKVIDPTTASSVDLRDIKIVKKLGGTIDDCELVEGLVLTQKVANTGVTRVEKAKIGLIQFCLSAPKTDMDNQIVVSDYAQMDRVLREERAYILNLVKQIKKAGCNVLLIQKSILRDALSDLALHFLNKMKIMVVKDIERDDIEFICKTIGTKPVAHIDQFTPDMLGSAELAEEVNLNGSGKLIKITGCTNPGKTVTIVVRGSNKLVLEEAERSIHDALCVIRCLVKKRALIAGGGAPEIELALRLNEYARTLRGMDSYCVRAYGDALEVIPSTLAENAGLNPISTVTELRNRHAQGEKTAGINVRKGGISNILEELVVQPLLVSLSALTLATETVRSILKIDDVVNTR, encoded by the exons ATGCCGGAGAACACAGGGGCCAAAGCCCACGGCGGCGCGGGGAACCGGGCCAAGGGCACCTACCAGGACCGGGACAAGCCCTCCCAGATCCGCTTCAGCAACATCTCGGCCGGCAaag cTGTTGCCGATGCAATTAGAACAAGCCTTGGACCAAAGGGAATGGATAAAATG aTTCAGGACGCTAAAGGAGATGTGACAATCACTAATGATGGTGCTACTATTCTGAAACAAATGCAGGTTCTGCACCCTGCAGCCAAAATG TTGGTAGAGCTGTCAAAAGCACAAGATATTGAAGCTGGTGATGGCACTACCTCTGTTGTGGTCATTGCTGGAGCTCTTTTGGATGCCTGTTCCAGACTTCTTCAGAAag GCATTCACCCCACCATCATTTCAGAGTCATTCCAGAAAGCTTTGGATAAAGGTATTGAAGTATTGACCAACATGGCGCAGCCGGTTGAGCTGAGTGACAGAGAAACCTTGCTGAATAGTGCAACTACTTCGCTGAATTCAAAG GTTGTGTGTCAGTATTCTAGTTTACTTTCTCCAATGAGTGTGGACGCAGTGATGAAGGTGATTGACCCAACTACAGCTAGTAGCGTGGACCTCAGAGATATTAAAATTGTTAAGAAGTTGGG aggCACAATTGATGATTGTGAACTGGTTGAAGGACTAGTGCTGACTCAGAAGGTGGCAAATACCGGTGTAACCAGAGTGGAAAAAGCCAAAATCGGCCTCATTCAGTTCTGCTTGTCTGCTCCAAAGACAGAT atggaCAACCAAATAGTTGTTTCTGATTATGCTCAAATGGACAGAGTACTGCGCGAAGAGAGAGCCTATATTCTAAATTTAGTGAAGCAAATTAAGAAGGCTGGATGCAATGTGCTGCTGATTCAGAAGTCCATTCTGCG GGATGCTCTTAGTGACCTAGCCCTccattttctgaacaaaatgaaGATCATGGTGGTTAAAGACATCGAAAGAGATGACATTGAGTTTATATGTAAG acaaTTGGAACTAAGCCCGTGGCTCACATTGACCAGTTTACTCCTGACATGCTGGGGTCTGCTGAGCTGGCAGAGGAGGTCAACTTGAACGGTTCTGGGAAACTAATAAAG ATTACGGGCTGCACAAACCCTGGAAAAACTGTAACCATTGTGGTACGTGGATCCAACAAACTTGTTCTAGAAGAAGCCGAGCGTTCAATTCATGATGCCCTGTGTGTCATAAGATGCTTGGTTAAGAAAAG AGCTTTAATTGCAGGAGGTGGGGCACCGGAGATAGAGCTGGCACTGCGCTTGAACGAGTATGCTCGCACTTTGAGGGGTATGGACTCGTACTGCGTCCGTGCGTATGGGGACGCGCTGGAAGTCATACCATCTACGCTGGCTGAAAACGCAGGTCTCAATCCCATTTCAACAGTAACGGAGCTGAGAAACAGACATGCtcaaggagagaaaacagctgGCATTAACGTCAGAAAG GGTGGCATTTCCAACATCTTGGAGGAGCTGGTTGTCCAGCCGCTGCTAGTGTCTTTGAGTGCATTGACTCTCGCAACAGAAACTGTGCGCAGTATTCTTAAGATTGATGATGTG GTGAATACCCGGTAA